A section of the Candidatus Desulfatibia profunda genome encodes:
- a CDS encoding Rne/Rng family ribonuclease, whose amino-acid sequence MTSKILINAVDPGECRIAKVKDNKLEEFHIESAAKEITHGNIYKGVISRIEPSLQAVFVDYGAERHGFLQQHEIHSDYFLDTPTGDRSISNIVKRGQELLVQVTKDPVMKKGAMLTTYISLPGRYIVFMPGSQSRGISRKIEDEGERKRLKDIINKLKIPEGFGIIVRTAGVNSTKPHLAKDVSYLLRLWKNIKNNVTNHQAPALLYKERNLALRSIRDYFTPDVSEILIDDMAVYNEVKDFVKIISPKHTKIVKFFKGDKPIFTKHQLEDQIASIYEGQVKLKSGGSIVIAQTEALVSIDVNSGKATQKKSVELTALQTNIEAAEEIARQLQLRDLGGLIVIDFIDMRDPKHKAEVERAVKAHVKSDKAKTKIGRISQFGLMEMSRQRIRPSIEYGSFEVCRHCQGKGLIPSTETLVLGFLRQLRLETLKEGISSVKGIVPSEVAKYILNKKRGEILNLEERRGLAITIEEDSTLVPGKSKIICE is encoded by the coding sequence ATGACCAGTAAAATCCTTATCAATGCCGTAGATCCTGGAGAATGCAGGATTGCAAAAGTCAAAGACAACAAGCTTGAAGAATTTCACATTGAAAGCGCCGCAAAGGAGATCACCCACGGTAATATATACAAGGGGGTCATTTCCCGGATTGAACCGAGCCTTCAAGCCGTGTTTGTGGATTACGGAGCAGAACGACATGGCTTTTTACAGCAACACGAAATCCACAGCGACTATTTTCTGGACACTCCTACCGGAGACCGATCCATCAGTAATATTGTCAAACGCGGGCAGGAACTCCTTGTCCAGGTCACAAAAGATCCTGTCATGAAAAAGGGAGCGATGCTCACGACTTACATATCGCTGCCGGGAAGATACATTGTCTTCATGCCGGGAAGTCAGAGTCGGGGCATTTCACGTAAAATAGAGGATGAAGGTGAACGCAAACGACTCAAGGATATTATCAACAAACTCAAAATACCGGAAGGGTTCGGCATCATCGTCCGCACTGCCGGCGTCAACAGTACCAAACCACATTTGGCCAAGGATGTAAGCTATCTTCTAAGGTTGTGGAAAAACATTAAAAATAATGTAACGAATCATCAGGCTCCCGCACTTCTGTACAAAGAACGGAACCTGGCGTTGCGATCCATACGGGACTATTTCACCCCGGATGTATCTGAAATTCTCATAGACGATATGGCCGTGTACAACGAGGTTAAGGATTTTGTTAAAATCATTTCCCCAAAGCATACCAAAATCGTTAAGTTCTTTAAGGGAGACAAACCGATATTTACCAAACACCAGCTTGAAGATCAGATTGCGTCTATCTATGAAGGTCAGGTTAAGCTGAAATCTGGCGGGTCTATCGTCATAGCACAGACTGAAGCGCTGGTCTCCATTGATGTCAATTCGGGAAAAGCGACCCAAAAAAAATCGGTAGAGCTGACGGCATTGCAGACCAACATTGAGGCCGCAGAGGAAATTGCCCGCCAATTGCAGCTTAGAGACTTGGGAGGTCTGATCGTAATCGATTTTATCGATATGAGAGACCCGAAACACAAAGCAGAAGTTGAAAGGGCCGTCAAAGCCCATGTCAAATCAGACAAGGCTAAAACAAAGATCGGCAGGATTTCTCAATTCGGTTTGATGGAAATGTCCAGACAGCGAATACGACCATCGATTGAATACGGCAGCTTTGAAGTCTGCCGCCATTGCCAGGGCAAAGGCCTGATTCCTTCGACGGAAACCCTGGTACTCGGCTTCTTGCGCCAGCTTCGACTTGAGACCTTAAAGGAGGGGATTTCCAGTGTCAAAGGCATCGTCCCTTCAGAAGTCGCGAAGTATATTTTAAACAAGAAGCGTGGAGAAATTCTTAATCTGGAGGAACGACGAGGGCTTGCCATCACTATCGAAGAAGACAGCACGTTAGTTCCGGGAAAAAGCAAGATTATTTGCGAATAA
- the yajC gene encoding preprotein translocase subunit YajC: MGQGGAEAVQGAGGFTSFVPLILMFVIFYFLLIRPQQKKAKEHREIIKNVKKGDRIITSGGIHGRVTAVGETTMTVEIADKVRVKLARGNVAALVTPASQPQTSKNSMADSEKGKDH, translated from the coding sequence ATGGGTCAGGGCGGAGCGGAGGCCGTACAGGGAGCAGGCGGGTTTACTTCTTTTGTACCCCTAATCCTGATGTTCGTTATCTTTTATTTTCTGCTCATCCGACCCCAACAGAAAAAGGCCAAAGAGCACCGTGAAATAATCAAAAATGTTAAAAAAGGAGACCGCATTATTACAAGCGGCGGCATCCATGGCCGCGTCACCGCTGTGGGTGAAACTACGATGACAGTGGAAATCGCTGATAAGGTCCGTGTCAAGCTAGCCCGCGGCAATGTCGCCGCACTGGTTACACCCGCTTCACAGCCCCAAACATCAAAAAACAGCATGGCTGATTCTGAAAAAGGAAAAGATCATTGA
- the secD gene encoding protein translocase subunit SecD, translating into MKTISWRLVSVVVVIGTALVYLLPSIKPTLWPHKKINLGLDLQGGMHLALEVDTEKAVESTVERITQELRSLMKTEQIKHGGIKKMEGHRLAVRLQDQKDIDAFEKLLDKEFKDLRMLSKSTEDGILTVVMDLPERESAQIKKLATEQALETIRNRIDQFGVSEPDIRLQGEKRILIQLPGIKDTQRAKDLIGRTALLEFKLLDETHDVNAALQGDVPPDSEILYETKEDPQTRREIKTPYLVKKQTLLTGAHLTDAKIQIDSQYNEPYVSLTFDKKGGRDFARITEANVKKRLAIVLDKNVYSAPVIQEKITGGQARITGRFTTDEAHDLAIVLRAGALPAPVNILEERTVGPSLGSDSIRKGLVSMCVGGLLVIAFMLVYYKGSGLIADLALILNIILIAGGLAAFQATLTLPGIAGIILTIGMAVDANVLIFERIREEMNLGKTPRAAVDAGYDRATLTILDANVTTLIAALVLFQFGTGPVKGFAVTLSLGVISSMYTALILTRLVFDYFLTNRKIRRLSI; encoded by the coding sequence TTGAAGACGATTTCGTGGCGATTGGTTAGCGTTGTTGTGGTTATTGGCACCGCGCTTGTCTATCTTCTCCCGTCAATAAAGCCGACGTTGTGGCCCCACAAAAAGATAAATCTGGGGCTTGATCTTCAGGGCGGCATGCATCTTGCGCTTGAAGTCGACACAGAAAAAGCCGTGGAAAGTACCGTTGAACGCATCACTCAAGAACTCCGCAGCCTGATGAAAACAGAGCAGATCAAGCACGGCGGCATAAAAAAGATGGAAGGCCACCGCCTAGCGGTCAGATTGCAGGACCAAAAAGATATAGACGCATTTGAAAAGCTGCTGGATAAGGAATTTAAGGATCTGCGCATGCTTTCAAAATCAACGGAAGACGGTATTCTTACCGTAGTCATGGATCTTCCTGAAAGGGAGAGCGCTCAAATTAAAAAACTGGCAACCGAACAGGCCCTTGAAACCATCAGAAACCGGATTGACCAGTTCGGCGTCAGTGAGCCCGATATTCGCTTGCAGGGCGAAAAACGAATACTGATACAACTGCCCGGAATCAAAGACACTCAAAGGGCCAAGGATCTTATCGGCCGGACCGCCCTTTTGGAATTCAAGCTCTTGGACGAAACCCACGACGTCAATGCCGCCCTGCAAGGTGACGTTCCGCCGGACAGTGAAATTCTCTATGAAACCAAGGAAGATCCCCAAACACGTCGCGAGATCAAAACACCTTATCTGGTAAAAAAACAGACCCTTTTAACCGGGGCCCATCTCACAGACGCGAAAATTCAGATCGACTCCCAGTATAATGAGCCCTATGTTTCCCTTACGTTCGACAAGAAAGGGGGCCGGGACTTTGCCAGGATAACTGAAGCAAATGTCAAAAAACGGCTGGCCATTGTATTGGATAAAAATGTTTATTCAGCGCCGGTTATTCAGGAAAAAATCACCGGCGGCCAGGCCCGGATTACCGGAAGATTCACTACGGATGAAGCGCACGATCTTGCCATCGTCCTGCGGGCAGGTGCTCTTCCGGCACCGGTCAATATCCTTGAGGAAAGGACGGTCGGACCATCCCTGGGATCTGACTCCATCCGTAAAGGTCTCGTCTCCATGTGTGTCGGCGGGCTCCTTGTCATCGCCTTCATGCTGGTCTATTATAAGGGTTCGGGACTGATTGCAGACCTTGCCCTGATCCTTAATATTATCCTGATTGCCGGAGGACTGGCCGCTTTTCAGGCCACGTTGACCCTTCCGGGCATCGCCGGCATTATCCTTACTATCGGCATGGCTGTGGATGCCAATGTTCTTATATTTGAGCGCATTAGGGAGGAGATGAACCTCGGCAAAACACCCCGGGCCGCCGTCGATGCCGGCTACGACAGAGCAACCCTCACCATCCTCGATGCCAACGTTACCACGCTGATTGCCGCCCTGGTTCTGTTCCAGTTCGGAACCGGTCCGGTCAAAGGCTTTGCCGTAACCCTGAGCCTGGGTGTAATCTCCAGCATGTATACAGCCCTTATCCTGACACGGCTCGTTTTCGATTACTTCTTGACAAACCGGAAAATCAGACGCTTAAGCATATAA
- the secF gene encoding protein translocase subunit SecF, producing MQLIRPDINIDFVGKSKIAYMVSLTMICISILSLLIHNGPRYGIDFVGGTLIQVKFHKPITIRDVKSGLSALGMEKSSVQQFGDQIENEYLVRVDKSLETSENFSLEVQKALETATGNQAEVRRVEMVGPQVGKDLREKALFAMFYALLFITIYISGRFELKWILSGVMAGALMGAVYFLSVFNVSIPFLIAAALTVTLILFWFLHLKYAMGAIVALIHDVMITVGMFSIFDKEFTLPIIAALLTIIGYSLNDTIIVFDRIRENLRKYHRNPLDFIINRSVNETLSRTILTSGTTLIVVGVLFFLGGGIIHDFAFALLVGVGVGTYSSIYVASPILLAWQTRAKKK from the coding sequence ATGCAGCTCATACGGCCTGATATAAATATAGATTTTGTCGGTAAAAGCAAAATAGCTTACATGGTTTCTTTGACAATGATATGCATCAGCATTTTATCTTTGCTGATACACAACGGACCCCGCTACGGCATCGACTTTGTCGGCGGGACATTGATACAGGTGAAGTTTCACAAACCGATAACTATTCGAGATGTTAAATCGGGACTTTCTGCCTTGGGCATGGAAAAATCCTCGGTCCAACAGTTTGGTGATCAGATAGAAAATGAATACCTTGTCCGGGTCGACAAATCCCTTGAGACCTCAGAGAATTTTTCCCTCGAGGTACAAAAGGCTTTGGAAACCGCTACCGGCAACCAAGCAGAGGTCCGCCGTGTTGAAATGGTCGGACCCCAGGTGGGTAAGGACCTGCGGGAAAAAGCCTTGTTCGCCATGTTTTATGCCCTGCTTTTTATTACAATATACATATCCGGTCGTTTTGAGTTAAAGTGGATATTGAGCGGAGTCATGGCCGGAGCACTGATGGGGGCCGTCTATTTTCTATCTGTTTTTAATGTCAGCATCCCCTTCCTTATCGCGGCAGCACTCACTGTCACGCTGATACTCTTCTGGTTTCTTCACTTAAAATACGCCATGGGGGCGATTGTAGCCCTGATCCATGACGTTATGATTACCGTTGGAATGTTTTCCATTTTCGACAAGGAATTTACCCTGCCGATTATCGCAGCGCTTCTAACCATCATCGGATATTCTTTAAATGATACCATTATTGTTTTCGACAGAATCCGGGAAAACTTAAGAAAATATCACCGCAATCCCCTTGATTTTATTATTAACAGAAGTGTTAATGAGACGCTCAGCCGGACCATTCTTACATCGGGAACGACCCTTATTGTGGTGGGGGTGTTGTTTTTCCTGGGAGGCGGAATCATCCATGATTTTGCATTTGCATTGCTTGTTGGTGTCGGTGTCGGTACCTACTCATCGATCTACGTCGCAAGCCCTATACTCCTTGCCTGGCAGACACGCGCAAAGAAAAAATAA